In a genomic window of Glycine max cultivar Williams 82 chromosome 13, Glycine_max_v4.0, whole genome shotgun sequence:
- the LOC100806508 gene encoding ABC transporter B family member 1 isoform X2: MAQNSEEIKTVEQWRWSEMQGLELMSSSAPVSNSHESNPTLEEERVMEEASSVEKKEGVPNGTRDGGGEKKKGETVASVWFGELFRFADGLDYILMAIGTVGAFVHGCSLPLFLRFFADLVNSFGSNANDLDKMTQEVVKYAFYFLVVGAAIWASSWAEISCWMWTGERQSTRMRIRYLEAALDQDIQFFDTELGNFIHYMATFVSGFVVGFTAVWQLALVTLAVVPIIAVIGGIHTTTLAKLSSKSQEALSQAGNIVEQTVVQIRVVLAFVGETRALQGYSSALRIAQKIGYRIGFAKGMGLGATYFVVFCCYALLLWYGGYLVRHHYTNGGLAITTMFSVMIGGLALGQSAPSMAAFTKARVAAAKIFRVIDHKPGIDRKSESGLELESVTGLVELRNVDFSYPSRPEFMILHNFSLNVPAGKTIALVGSSGSGKSTVVSLIERFYDPSSGQVLLDGHDVKSLKPRWLRQQIGLVSQEPALFATTIRENILLGRPDANQVEIEEAARVANAHSFIIKLPEGYETQVGERGLQLSGGQKQRIAIARAMLKNPAILLLDEATSALDSESEKLVQDALDRFMIGRTTLVIAHRLSTICKADLVAVLQQGSVTEIGTHDELFAKGENGVYAKLIRMQEMAHETSMNNARKSSARPSSARNSVSSPIIARNSSYGRSPYPRRLSDFSTSDFSLSLDASHPNHRLEKLAFKDQASSFWRLAKMNSPEWLYALIGSVGSVVCGSLSAFFAYVLSAVLSVYYNPNHRHMIQEIEKYCYLLIGLSSAALLFNTLQHSFWDIVGENLTKRVREKMLTAVLKNEMAWFDQEENESARIAARLSLDANNVRSAIGDRISVIVQNTALMLVACTAGFVLQWRLALVLVAVFPVVVAATVLQKMFMTGFSGDLEAAHAKATQLAGEAIANVRTVAAFNSEKKIVGLFTSNLETPLRRCFWKGQISGSGYGIAQFALYASYALGLWYASWLVKHGISDFSNTIRVFMVLMVSANGAAETLTLAPDFIKGGHAMRSAFDLLDRRTEIEPDDPDATPVPDSLRGEVELKHVDFSYPTRPDMSVFRNLSLRARAGKTLALVGPSGCGKSSVIALIQRFYDPTSGQVMIDGKDIRKYNLKSLRRHIAVVPQEPCLFATTIYENIAYGHDSASDAEIIEAATLANAHKFISSLPDGYKTFVGERGVQLSGGQKQRIAIARAFVRKAELMLLDEATSALDAESERSVQEALERACSGKTTIIVAHRLSTIRNANLIAVIDDGKVAEQGSHSQLLKNHPDGIYARMIQLQKFTNNQVIGMASGSSSSARAQDDEREG; the protein is encoded by the exons ATGGCACAGAATTCCGAGGAGATAAAGACAGTTGAGCAGTGGAGATGGTCTGAAATGCAAGGCCTTGAGCTTATGTCTTCTTCTGCTCCTGTTTCTAACTCACATGAATCCAACCCAACATTGGAAGAAGAAAGGGTAATGGAGGAGGCTTCTTCggtggaaaagaaagagggtgtTCCTAATGGTACTCGTGATGGTGGtggggagaagaagaagggtgAGACTGTTGCTTCTGTTTGGTTTGGTGAGCTTTTCAGATTTGCCGATGGGTTGGATTACATTCTAATGGCAATTGGAACTGTTGGAGCATTTGTACATGGCTGTTCGTTGCCACTTTTTCTTCGGTTCTTTGCTGATCTTGTGAATTCCTTTGGTTCCAATGCGAATGACTTGGACAAGATGACTCAGGAAGTGGTGAAG TATGCGTTTTATTTCTTGGTGGTGGGGGCTGCTATATGGGCATCCTCGTGGGCAG AGATTTCGTGCTGGATGTGGACAGGTGAACGGCAATCAACGAGGATGAGGATCAGGTATCTTGAGGCAGCGTTGGACCAGGACATTCAATTCTTTGACACCGAG TTGGGTAATTTCATTCACTACATGGCTACATTTGTTTCTGGATTTGTTGTGGGTTTCACTGCGGTTTGGCAATTGGCACTGGTTACCCTAGCTGTGGTCCCTATAATAGCAGTGATCGGAGGCATTCACACCACCACCTTGGCCAAACTATCTAGTAAAAGCCAGGAAGCTCTTTCTCAAGCTGGTAACATTGTGGAACAG ACTGTTGTTCAAATTCGAGTGGTGTTGGCGTTTGTTGGGGAGACTAGAGCACTACAGGGCTATTCATCTGCGTTGAGAATTGCACAGAAGATTGGGTACAGGATTGGATTTGCAAAGGGAATGGGATTGGGGGCCACTTACTTTGTTGTTTTCTGTTGCTATGCTCTTCTGCTTTGGTATGGAGGCTACTTGGTTAGGCACCACTACACCAATGGAGGACTTGCCATTACCACCATGTTTTCTGTTATGATTGGTGGATT GGCTTTAGGCCAGTCTGCACCCAGCATGGCTGCATTTACAAAGGCAAGAGTTGCTGCTGCAAAGATTTTTCGTGTGATTGATCACAAGCCGGGTATAGACAGAAAGAGTGAATCAGGTTTGGAGTTAGAGAGTGTTACAGGACTAGTAGAGCTGAGAAATGTGGACTTTTCCTACCCCTCAAGGCCAGAGTTTATGATCCTTCACAATTTCTCCTTGAATGTGCCTGCTGGCAAGACCATTGCTTTGGTTGGAAGCAGTGGATCAGGTAAAAGCACAGTTGTGTCCCTCATTGAGAGATTCTATGATCCTTCTTCAG GACAAGTATTGCTAGATGGTCATGATGTTAAGTCATTGAAGCCTAGATGGTTGAGACAGCAAATAGGATTAGTGAGTCAAGAGCCTGCTTTATTTGCTACCACAATTCGAGAAAACATACTCTTGGGTAGGCCTGATGCAAACCAGGTTGAGATTGAAGAAGCTGCAAGAGTGGCTAATGCTCATTCCTTCATCATCAAACTTCCCGAAGGTTATGAAACTCAG GTGGGGGAGAGAGGGCTGCAACTTTCAGGAGGACAAAAGCAGAGAATAGCAATTGCAAGAGCAATGCTGAAAAACCCTGCAATTCTTCTCCTAGACGAGGCAACAAGTGCATTGGACTCAGAATCAGAAAAGCTGGTTCAGGATGCCCTTGATCGGTTCATGATTGGTAGAACAACTCTTGTAATTGCTCATCGACTCTCCACAATTTGCAAAGCTGACCTTGTGGCTGTGCTTCAGCAAGGAAGTGTTACTGAAATTGGAACTCATGATGAGCTCTTTGCCAAAGGTGAAAATGGAGTCTATGCCAAGCTTATCCGGATGCAGGAGATGGCACATGAAACTTCTATGAATAATGCCAGAAAGAGTAGTGCAAG GCCTTCAAGTGCCAGAAACTCTGTAAGCTCACCTATAATTGCACGGAATTCTTCTTATGGTCGATCACCGTACCCACGCAGATTATCTGACTTCTCTACATCTGATTTTAGCTTGTCTCTTGATGCATCTCATCCAAATCACAGGCTTGAAAAGCTTGCCTTCAAAGATCAAGCTAGTTCATTCTGGCGACTTGCAAAAATGAACTCTCCTGAATGGCTTTATGCCTTAATTGGTTCTGTAGGATCTGTTGTTTGTGGATCCCTTAGTGCATTTTTTGCTTATGTCCTTAGTGCTGTCCTCAGTGTCTATTACAATCCAAATCACAGACACATGATCCAAGAAATTGAAAAGTACTGCTACTTGTTGATTGGACTATCATCAGCTGCACTCCTCTTCAACACATTGCAGCACTCCTTCTGGGATATTGTTGGTGAAAATCTTACAAAACGAGTAAGGGAGAAAATGCTGACTGCTGTGCTTAAAAATGAAATGGCATGGTTTGATCAGGAGGAAAATGAGAGTGCTAGGATTGCAGCAAGGCTATCTCTTGATGCCAACAATGTCAGATCAGCCATTGGAGACAGGATTTCAGTAATTGTGCAGAACACTGCACTTATGCTAGTTGCCTGCACTGCAGGGTTTGTATTGCAATGGCGGCTTGCGCTTGTACTAGTAGCTGTCTTCCCTGTTGTTGTTGCAGCCACAGTTTTGCAG AAAATGTTCATGACTGGTTTCTCTGGTGACCTGGAAGCTGCTCATGCCAAGGCCACGCAACTAGCAGGAGAGGCTATAGCCAATGTAAGGACAGTTGCTGCTTTCAATtcagaaaagaaaattgttggCCTTTTCACTTCCAACCTTGAAACTCCACTGCGGCGCTGCTTTTGGAAGGGACAAATTTCTGGAAGTGGATATGGGATAGCTCAATTTGCACTCTATGCTTCCTATGCACTTGGTCTTTGGTATGCTTCTTGGCTTGTGAAGCATGGTATATCTGATTTCTCTAACACAATCCGAGTTTTTATGGTACTCATGGTCTCAGCTAATGGTGCTGCTGAAACTTTAACCCTGGCTCCTGACTTCATCAAGGGTGGTCACGCCATGAGATCAGCCTTTGATCTCCTTGACCGAAGAACTGAGATTGAACCAGATGATCCAGATGCTACCCCTGTCCCTGATAGCCTTCGTGGTGAAGTAGAGCTTAAGCATGTTGATTTCTCTTATCCAACTAGACCAGATATGTCAGTTTTTCGCAACCTTAGTCTTCGTGCTAGGGCAGGTAAAACTCTTGCTCTAGTAGGGCCTAGTGGCTGTGGTAAGAGCTCAGTCATTGCACTTATACAAAGGTTCTATGATCCAACATCTGGCCAGGTCATGATTGATGGAAAGGACATAAGGAAATACAATCTCAAGTCTCTTAGAAGGCACATTGCTGTGGTACCTCAGGAGCCATGCCTATTTGCTACTACTATTTATGAGAACATCGCTTATGGACATGACTCAGCTTCTGACGCTGAGATCATAGAGGCTGCAACTCTTGCCAATGCACACAAGTTCATATCTTCTCTGCCTGATGGATACAAGACATTTGTTGGTGAGAGGGGAGTTCAACTATCAGGAGGACAAAAGCAAAGAATAGCAATTGCTAGAGCTTTTGTGAGAAAAGCAGAACTTATGCTTCTTGATGAGGCAACAAGTGCACTTGATGCTGAATCTGAGAGGTCTGTTCAGGAGGCATTAGAACGCGCCTGCTCGGGAAAAACTACTATCATTGTTGCACACAGGCTATCCACTATTAGAAATGCTAATCTCATTGCAGTGATTGATGATGGGAAAGTGGCAGAGCAAGGCTCCCATTCACAGTTGTTAAAAAATCACCCTGATGGGATCTATGCACGCATGATTCAATTACAAAAGTTCACAAATAACCAAGTCATTGGGATGGCCTCAGGTTCAAGTTCTTCTGCAAGGGCACAAGATGATGAAAGAGAAGGCTAA
- the LOC100806508 gene encoding ABC transporter B family member 1 isoform X1, whose product MAQNSEEIKTVEQWRWSEMQGLELMSSSAPVSNSHESNPTLEEERVMEEASSVEKKEGVPNGTRDGGGEKKKGETVASVWFGELFRFADGLDYILMAIGTVGAFVHGCSLPLFLRFFADLVNSFGSNANDLDKMTQEVVKYAFYFLVVGAAIWASSWAEISCWMWTGERQSTRMRIRYLEAALDQDIQFFDTEVRTSDVVFAINTDAVMVQDAISEKLGNFIHYMATFVSGFVVGFTAVWQLALVTLAVVPIIAVIGGIHTTTLAKLSSKSQEALSQAGNIVEQTVVQIRVVLAFVGETRALQGYSSALRIAQKIGYRIGFAKGMGLGATYFVVFCCYALLLWYGGYLVRHHYTNGGLAITTMFSVMIGGLALGQSAPSMAAFTKARVAAAKIFRVIDHKPGIDRKSESGLELESVTGLVELRNVDFSYPSRPEFMILHNFSLNVPAGKTIALVGSSGSGKSTVVSLIERFYDPSSGQVLLDGHDVKSLKPRWLRQQIGLVSQEPALFATTIRENILLGRPDANQVEIEEAARVANAHSFIIKLPEGYETQVGERGLQLSGGQKQRIAIARAMLKNPAILLLDEATSALDSESEKLVQDALDRFMIGRTTLVIAHRLSTICKADLVAVLQQGSVTEIGTHDELFAKGENGVYAKLIRMQEMAHETSMNNARKSSARPSSARNSVSSPIIARNSSYGRSPYPRRLSDFSTSDFSLSLDASHPNHRLEKLAFKDQASSFWRLAKMNSPEWLYALIGSVGSVVCGSLSAFFAYVLSAVLSVYYNPNHRHMIQEIEKYCYLLIGLSSAALLFNTLQHSFWDIVGENLTKRVREKMLTAVLKNEMAWFDQEENESARIAARLSLDANNVRSAIGDRISVIVQNTALMLVACTAGFVLQWRLALVLVAVFPVVVAATVLQKMFMTGFSGDLEAAHAKATQLAGEAIANVRTVAAFNSEKKIVGLFTSNLETPLRRCFWKGQISGSGYGIAQFALYASYALGLWYASWLVKHGISDFSNTIRVFMVLMVSANGAAETLTLAPDFIKGGHAMRSAFDLLDRRTEIEPDDPDATPVPDSLRGEVELKHVDFSYPTRPDMSVFRNLSLRARAGKTLALVGPSGCGKSSVIALIQRFYDPTSGQVMIDGKDIRKYNLKSLRRHIAVVPQEPCLFATTIYENIAYGHDSASDAEIIEAATLANAHKFISSLPDGYKTFVGERGVQLSGGQKQRIAIARAFVRKAELMLLDEATSALDAESERSVQEALERACSGKTTIIVAHRLSTIRNANLIAVIDDGKVAEQGSHSQLLKNHPDGIYARMIQLQKFTNNQVIGMASGSSSSARAQDDEREG is encoded by the exons ATGGCACAGAATTCCGAGGAGATAAAGACAGTTGAGCAGTGGAGATGGTCTGAAATGCAAGGCCTTGAGCTTATGTCTTCTTCTGCTCCTGTTTCTAACTCACATGAATCCAACCCAACATTGGAAGAAGAAAGGGTAATGGAGGAGGCTTCTTCggtggaaaagaaagagggtgtTCCTAATGGTACTCGTGATGGTGGtggggagaagaagaagggtgAGACTGTTGCTTCTGTTTGGTTTGGTGAGCTTTTCAGATTTGCCGATGGGTTGGATTACATTCTAATGGCAATTGGAACTGTTGGAGCATTTGTACATGGCTGTTCGTTGCCACTTTTTCTTCGGTTCTTTGCTGATCTTGTGAATTCCTTTGGTTCCAATGCGAATGACTTGGACAAGATGACTCAGGAAGTGGTGAAG TATGCGTTTTATTTCTTGGTGGTGGGGGCTGCTATATGGGCATCCTCGTGGGCAG AGATTTCGTGCTGGATGTGGACAGGTGAACGGCAATCAACGAGGATGAGGATCAGGTATCTTGAGGCAGCGTTGGACCAGGACATTCAATTCTTTGACACCGAGGTTAGGACATCTGATGTTGTTTTTGCCATCAACACTGATGCTGTTATGGTACAAGATGCcattagcgagaag TTGGGTAATTTCATTCACTACATGGCTACATTTGTTTCTGGATTTGTTGTGGGTTTCACTGCGGTTTGGCAATTGGCACTGGTTACCCTAGCTGTGGTCCCTATAATAGCAGTGATCGGAGGCATTCACACCACCACCTTGGCCAAACTATCTAGTAAAAGCCAGGAAGCTCTTTCTCAAGCTGGTAACATTGTGGAACAG ACTGTTGTTCAAATTCGAGTGGTGTTGGCGTTTGTTGGGGAGACTAGAGCACTACAGGGCTATTCATCTGCGTTGAGAATTGCACAGAAGATTGGGTACAGGATTGGATTTGCAAAGGGAATGGGATTGGGGGCCACTTACTTTGTTGTTTTCTGTTGCTATGCTCTTCTGCTTTGGTATGGAGGCTACTTGGTTAGGCACCACTACACCAATGGAGGACTTGCCATTACCACCATGTTTTCTGTTATGATTGGTGGATT GGCTTTAGGCCAGTCTGCACCCAGCATGGCTGCATTTACAAAGGCAAGAGTTGCTGCTGCAAAGATTTTTCGTGTGATTGATCACAAGCCGGGTATAGACAGAAAGAGTGAATCAGGTTTGGAGTTAGAGAGTGTTACAGGACTAGTAGAGCTGAGAAATGTGGACTTTTCCTACCCCTCAAGGCCAGAGTTTATGATCCTTCACAATTTCTCCTTGAATGTGCCTGCTGGCAAGACCATTGCTTTGGTTGGAAGCAGTGGATCAGGTAAAAGCACAGTTGTGTCCCTCATTGAGAGATTCTATGATCCTTCTTCAG GACAAGTATTGCTAGATGGTCATGATGTTAAGTCATTGAAGCCTAGATGGTTGAGACAGCAAATAGGATTAGTGAGTCAAGAGCCTGCTTTATTTGCTACCACAATTCGAGAAAACATACTCTTGGGTAGGCCTGATGCAAACCAGGTTGAGATTGAAGAAGCTGCAAGAGTGGCTAATGCTCATTCCTTCATCATCAAACTTCCCGAAGGTTATGAAACTCAG GTGGGGGAGAGAGGGCTGCAACTTTCAGGAGGACAAAAGCAGAGAATAGCAATTGCAAGAGCAATGCTGAAAAACCCTGCAATTCTTCTCCTAGACGAGGCAACAAGTGCATTGGACTCAGAATCAGAAAAGCTGGTTCAGGATGCCCTTGATCGGTTCATGATTGGTAGAACAACTCTTGTAATTGCTCATCGACTCTCCACAATTTGCAAAGCTGACCTTGTGGCTGTGCTTCAGCAAGGAAGTGTTACTGAAATTGGAACTCATGATGAGCTCTTTGCCAAAGGTGAAAATGGAGTCTATGCCAAGCTTATCCGGATGCAGGAGATGGCACATGAAACTTCTATGAATAATGCCAGAAAGAGTAGTGCAAG GCCTTCAAGTGCCAGAAACTCTGTAAGCTCACCTATAATTGCACGGAATTCTTCTTATGGTCGATCACCGTACCCACGCAGATTATCTGACTTCTCTACATCTGATTTTAGCTTGTCTCTTGATGCATCTCATCCAAATCACAGGCTTGAAAAGCTTGCCTTCAAAGATCAAGCTAGTTCATTCTGGCGACTTGCAAAAATGAACTCTCCTGAATGGCTTTATGCCTTAATTGGTTCTGTAGGATCTGTTGTTTGTGGATCCCTTAGTGCATTTTTTGCTTATGTCCTTAGTGCTGTCCTCAGTGTCTATTACAATCCAAATCACAGACACATGATCCAAGAAATTGAAAAGTACTGCTACTTGTTGATTGGACTATCATCAGCTGCACTCCTCTTCAACACATTGCAGCACTCCTTCTGGGATATTGTTGGTGAAAATCTTACAAAACGAGTAAGGGAGAAAATGCTGACTGCTGTGCTTAAAAATGAAATGGCATGGTTTGATCAGGAGGAAAATGAGAGTGCTAGGATTGCAGCAAGGCTATCTCTTGATGCCAACAATGTCAGATCAGCCATTGGAGACAGGATTTCAGTAATTGTGCAGAACACTGCACTTATGCTAGTTGCCTGCACTGCAGGGTTTGTATTGCAATGGCGGCTTGCGCTTGTACTAGTAGCTGTCTTCCCTGTTGTTGTTGCAGCCACAGTTTTGCAG AAAATGTTCATGACTGGTTTCTCTGGTGACCTGGAAGCTGCTCATGCCAAGGCCACGCAACTAGCAGGAGAGGCTATAGCCAATGTAAGGACAGTTGCTGCTTTCAATtcagaaaagaaaattgttggCCTTTTCACTTCCAACCTTGAAACTCCACTGCGGCGCTGCTTTTGGAAGGGACAAATTTCTGGAAGTGGATATGGGATAGCTCAATTTGCACTCTATGCTTCCTATGCACTTGGTCTTTGGTATGCTTCTTGGCTTGTGAAGCATGGTATATCTGATTTCTCTAACACAATCCGAGTTTTTATGGTACTCATGGTCTCAGCTAATGGTGCTGCTGAAACTTTAACCCTGGCTCCTGACTTCATCAAGGGTGGTCACGCCATGAGATCAGCCTTTGATCTCCTTGACCGAAGAACTGAGATTGAACCAGATGATCCAGATGCTACCCCTGTCCCTGATAGCCTTCGTGGTGAAGTAGAGCTTAAGCATGTTGATTTCTCTTATCCAACTAGACCAGATATGTCAGTTTTTCGCAACCTTAGTCTTCGTGCTAGGGCAGGTAAAACTCTTGCTCTAGTAGGGCCTAGTGGCTGTGGTAAGAGCTCAGTCATTGCACTTATACAAAGGTTCTATGATCCAACATCTGGCCAGGTCATGATTGATGGAAAGGACATAAGGAAATACAATCTCAAGTCTCTTAGAAGGCACATTGCTGTGGTACCTCAGGAGCCATGCCTATTTGCTACTACTATTTATGAGAACATCGCTTATGGACATGACTCAGCTTCTGACGCTGAGATCATAGAGGCTGCAACTCTTGCCAATGCACACAAGTTCATATCTTCTCTGCCTGATGGATACAAGACATTTGTTGGTGAGAGGGGAGTTCAACTATCAGGAGGACAAAAGCAAAGAATAGCAATTGCTAGAGCTTTTGTGAGAAAAGCAGAACTTATGCTTCTTGATGAGGCAACAAGTGCACTTGATGCTGAATCTGAGAGGTCTGTTCAGGAGGCATTAGAACGCGCCTGCTCGGGAAAAACTACTATCATTGTTGCACACAGGCTATCCACTATTAGAAATGCTAATCTCATTGCAGTGATTGATGATGGGAAAGTGGCAGAGCAAGGCTCCCATTCACAGTTGTTAAAAAATCACCCTGATGGGATCTATGCACGCATGATTCAATTACAAAAGTTCACAAATAACCAAGTCATTGGGATGGCCTCAGGTTCAAGTTCTTCTGCAAGGGCACAAGATGATGAAAGAGAAGGCTAA